tacgcattacgcggaaatattcaccgacacgtatgttgtcaacgtattattttggaaagtattatgtaaagagaaaatatattatttttgagaaaaataattatattttggaatgagaaataaaaatatattaagtgggacttaatgagatagtataaatacacatgtatttaaatcccccatccttgggaaggaaagtaaaataccaagtatgtacacgaaacggttgtctaaccgtctcctaaaaatataagttataaagctaaggcacggccatccgtctaatagaattagcacctgtaggtcgttgcacagcttcggatattcggatttcttggtagagatacgcattcactgtgagttcatgtcccccttttctctaactgttttcagtttacttaactgcgggggtgaaatacatgttactatgatttacgagtactttacaacggtatgtttaacgtaaggaggtgttatacgatcatgtgagtggataggaacaacatggggccattagtcctcatggagggaccgagggacaggagcggtagatctatctgggtgtagcgagcccagccccggccaaactagaaacggaccgtggggtgactttgtccacatactttgccgtggcgaaatctgctaggtttgagtctccctatttgcacttcacatatgtcagtggccttgcaaaccattgatgatcacaagtcctcttacactgctacataccacaactatttttatactcacaaatgttttacatactcacctacacgtgaactcgctcaacattattgttgatttttcaaatcacatgtatttcaggaaattaaacggatctggcacggtatggaacgttttccgctgcactggtcatgaagtcatcagggtttagggttgtgtctcttacctggacaagacacaatccctaaatcacgtttatgttttgttataagttgtaatgttactgaacaaggttatggttgcatgttaaaaacaccggtattgtatgatgttttcaaaaacttaatggatgacttgcatggtttttaaattcatatagctttgttatgattaagctatggtattaagaagtcacacaaattaaccacgcttccgcaaagccagggtgtgacaggaaAAAGGTGTAAGGTATCTGGGAATGAATCTTTTATGATAGATGACCTTGAATTTATTAAGTTCATCTGAAGTTAAGGTCAAACCAACAAGTTATGTTGCTAAatacatgaacgggtcgaatatatcgtaaatgaataataagccgatagtGCGTAAGTTAAGagtttccttaatccggatatgaGATTTCAAGTTTACATGATAGAATGTTAAtttacaatcacgtaggaagaaacgggaggttaaacgagtaaacggtttaaaagttatgcgagttttagtgcgTTCGAACGACGAAATAACACAGCAGGAAAAACCCAGTTTCTAGAGGTCGTCGCCGACGCCCCCTGGAAAGTCAGTTTTTGGCTGACGGGTTATTTGGCTGTCTACGGAAGTTTTGGGCTACGGGCAAttgcaagggccgtcgccgacgcccctagggtcGTCCCCGACGGCCTCCCCATGTTCAAAAACCTGAAATTTGTTATCTAAGTTGATTTGGGTAtagtaggcttcggtttgttatccgtggaccacggcgggcctcccaaacatgattttgatcgtTCTTTTGACGTCTATGGGCTATAAATTTAAGTCTAAGTACCATGTAATTAATGTATGGATATACAAGAGGTATGTAAGATCTTGAACGTGTACGTGTACGTAAGAGTGTATGTACATATGTAGACGTGTATTTAAGTATATAGGAAGGCACGTATGAGTGTATAAAAGTATGTTAAGACGTAgtatgtatgtagatgtgtatttatgtatatgtgaagatacgtatgtgtatatgtacgtatgtagagaTGTAgtaatgtatgtgtgtatgtagatatgtatttggtatatatgaaggtacgtatgagtgtatgcatgtatgtggagatataggaaggtatgtacgtatgtagatgtgtatgtatgcatgtatgcatgatTTAGATACGTCGAGTGGTACGTTATTAACAGTatgccttgagaatgaaaagtaatgcaggtacattatcgaagcctcaccaggatatggatacgcagatgaaatgcttaaagttagaAAGATAACGAAATGGGAAGTGTACGAGACtgaatcttgtttatgtattgtgtactaatgttatgaatgtatgtggtgagtgcaggtcgtacgaatcacgggcggttatcacgaggaatagagatcgaagaccgagtcacaggatagattgtacgggaataattgAGTATTTACTTTAGTAAACAGGACTTAtactttatttttgtaaaagatacatattaaaacgaacattcaagtaagtcaagacgtttgTAATGAAGGAAATTTTATGGCAcaaatttccgctgcgacttttggtcaaatacgtattagggccTTACAGTTGGTCTTCACGATCTTTATGCTGCTTGTTTGTTTCTGCTCCTTTTTTATTAAAAGCAGCAAGTGACTGGAAGCTGTATAAAGTGTTGGCGTATACATTTAGTCCGGTTAGATATTGTGGTCTTTCTTTAGAGTCCACCATTCATGTGCAAGCAGGGACGTCCCATGTGTAATATAAGTCCAACAACTGTTTGATATAGACCTGACAAAACAAGTCCATCCATTCTATTTTGGGTTGATATggtattttaaattttaagatAGGTTAAGATGGGCCAAACAAAATTAGTCACTAGGTTAGAATGGGTTATGAAGTCGTGGATAAAAAAAGAGTAGGCCAGGATGGGTATAAGATAAAATCACTAAACTAATTACTACTCGAAGATATCTCCCGTAGTACTCTCCAGTCGTTATtcgtttaaaaataataaaaattttaaaaataataaaaaaataaaaaaattgtacaaaataaaaaaaaatccaaaaaaaaaaattctaaaaaatcataaaaattctaaaaaatccaaaaaaattaaaaaatcataaaaaataaaaaataaatcataaaaattccaaaaaattctaaaaaatcctaaaaaataataaaaaataaaaaataaatcataaaaattccaaaaaattctaaaaaatcaaaaaatcctaaaaaataaaaaaaatctaaaaaataaaaattctaaaaaataaaaaaagtctaaaagaaattctaaaaaatctaaaaaataaaaaaattctaaaaaatcatataaattctaaaaaatccaaaaaagtctaaaaaatccaaaaaattataaaaaaataaaaaaatcataaaaaatgaaATTAATCAAAATAATTCTAGAAAATCAtataaattctaaaaaatccaaaaaagcctaaaaaaataaaaaaaaatacaaaaaaccaaaaatatctaaaaaaatcaagaaaaatccttaaaaaaatcaaaaaagttataaaaaatcataaaaattctaaaaaatctaaaaactcatacaaaatcaaacaaattctaaaaaataaaaaaatattaaaaaatcaaaaaacttctaaaaaccaaaaaaatcaaaaatttcaaaaaaaccATAAacatcctaaaaataaaaaaaattctaaaaatcataaaaattctaaagaataaaaaaatcataaaaattcaaaaaaatccaaaaaattctaaaaaaaactaaaaaatataaaaatcaaaaaaattctaaaaaataaaaagtttgatttttttgaattttttttattttttagattttttagaatttttatgattctttagagtttttttattttttagaattttttgattttttatgatttttacaatattttttgatttttttttggattttttagatttttttggattttttagaatttttatgttttttagaatttttttgattttttagaaatttttggattttttacatttttttaattttagaattttttggatttttcgaatctttttatttttttatattttagaatttttataatttttgattttttttgaattttttgatttttttaattttttaattttttagatttttttaatttttttattttttagttttttttttgattttttagagttttttggattttttagagttttttggatttttataatttatgattttttatatttttttttttgatttttttgaccTATACCTATCCTAACCCAAACCCATCTTGACTCATTACCCAAACCCATCCAACttgcccactttgccaccactatTTTGATATAATGCCAAGCTGATAGTGGGTTCACGTGTTTCTTGAACCTAACATGACATTAAAACACACCCACTGCTCTTGATTTTAAACTAGCGTCCACTACGAAACTCGAACCCTCAACATTAGGGGATGGGTACACTATTTAAGTCACCATGATACCACTAGGCTAAAAACCCTTTGATGGGTCGGTCTACATTGCTTGATCATATTCTTTTTTGTTTAATGACTCAGGGCCTCTTTCACAACCTTGTGCTGAGCCATTAAGATGTCTGATCAATTAAGATGTAGCATCTGAATCAGTCAACATGTTTCTAAAACTTACCTATTAAAAGGTTACATGAACCATTAAGAGGTGTCTTTGTAAGTGAACCAAACACACTCTACTCGCTCAGTTCGTTAGCAATTTTAAGCAAGTGAAATTTGCAGTTAGATTAGTGTACTAGTGTACTTTTTAAATTTGTTTCTTTGGTTTCTTCCTATGAGAATGTGTGAAAAAGTCCAAGCAGAGTAggtttgttaacatgttaacatagTCAAATTTGTTTTTTAACAAAATATATTATACCATGTGTATTTGTTCTTTATTTTGTAGTGGCCTATAATGTGAAAATGGCAATAGGATGTATGGTGATTAATTTGATATGTTGGTTTGACcacattttgaaaacaaaattgcTAATGTTGTTCTTTGTGATCATTTTGAGATGGGTATCAATATTTGCAGGGAATAAATGTTGACTTGAGTCAGATGtcacttttttttttataacggcGAACATctccccacccccccccccccccctaaaatcCACCTAATGTCTACTTTGTGGGACTCAAAACGCACCACTGATAAATACCTGGTGCCACTAGCCAAAAGACTATTGTTAACAGATGTCACTTATGACTTGGGTTGATAGTATCATCATAGACTGATATATTTGAACGAATTATGTTATGTTTGACTTGCTAAATCTGTTTGGAATGTGATGAGCAAGAAGAAATGACTTCATTTACAAACATCTTAATATTGTTGTCCGATGAACCACCGTCTGCCAACACCTCACGCGCCACTGTTTTCAGCTGCAAAGCATTCTTCCTGAACTCTTCTGATCTCGGCCCACTCATAACCTCCTCCACGCATCTTCCCACTTCCTCCCCACTAATAACACCTTCTGAATTCATCTTCAGCTTCACACCAACACCCCAAACATCCATCACAAGCTTTGCGTTTGTGGGCTGATCAGTCCACTGCGGACACCCAATAACGGGTACACCAGCAGCAATGCTCTCCAACAACGAGTTCCAGCCACAGTGACTCAAAAAACACCCGACTGACGGATGGGACAACACTTTCGTTTGTGGGCTCCAACTCACGACCAATCCTTGTTCTTTAATCTCTTCCAAAAACCCAAATTCTAGATTTTCTAGTGACCTTATCACCCAGAGAAACGGCCGGTTTATACTTTTCAGACCCGCAGCTATACTCTCTATTTCTTTTACAGACACTGACAGTACAGTCCCGAATGATATATAAACAACCGAAGCGGGTTTTTGCTGATTTAGCCACTCTATACAATCACTCTCACTGTTAGCTTTGTAAATATCATAACCATCATGATCATTATAATCTTCCTTACCCAAAAGCGTCGCTGGAACTAATGGTCCCACGGGCCAAAAGGGGCAGCCAGCTTCATTCAGCGACGCGATGACATCTTTCTCGAGCTCTAGGAACGAATTCCCCAGCACCCACTTCACCTTGTGTAAGCTATGAAACACTGTGTTTAGTATACCATCAATGCTATGAACCGTATTCGATGGAAGAACAAACGAAGGCAACTCATCCGCGCTAAAAACAGGCAACCCGGGCAGCTTCACGCTCATATTCGTGTTACTTTCGGAAGAGAACTCATCGAGCTGATTGTAATAACGACGGTATATCTGGTACAGGGCGCATGCTTGGATCCATAGCATGGCGTTTGGTACATCAACCTTTTAAAGCATTAATAATAACTATCTTAATATTCAAACTAGAAATAGGATTATAATTAATAAACAAACTTAcaataaattataaaataaataatattaaatgtaACGGAAGATAAATTAACTCGGCTAAGGGGCTAACATGTCCCCTCAACTCTCAAACTAGACGTTTGGAGCAACGTGTAACTTGAAATGATTTGTAGTAAACATTACTAGAAGGGTGTCCTATTGGCACACCCAAATGCCTATTTGCACACCAAAAAGGGTttttttgtcctatatgcacaccctgcagtgtcgagctgtggccAAAGCGTGGCGTTTTGGTCCgatcaaccagacaaaagactgacgggtgtctgacgggtctgttgaccggaccaaaacacCGAGCTTTGATCGCGTTTTGGTtctgtcaaccagacaaaagactgaccgggtgtctggttgacaggaccaaaacgcggccaaagccggcgttttggtccggtcaaaagacccgtcagacacccgtcagtctttgtctggttaaccggaccaaaacaccgcgctttggccacagctcgacactgcagggtgtgcatataggacaaaaaaACACTTTTTGCATTGACTATCTATACACCAAGTGTGCAAATAGTCTCCCCTTACTAGAAAAGATCCCATTTTCCTACAAATTTTCCACGAATTTCCAAAaagaaaattattattatttttttttgtcgGAAACAGTGGTTTCCTATGGATTTCCAACAAAAATTGGCGTAGGAAATCCAGcatttttctagtagtgaaaACTATAATAGATAATAAACTAACTTGGTTAACAAACCTCTTTCGCGACGTCAGCCACCCACGGCAAAAAAGGTGAGGTAATGATGCATGCAAATTTTCTTCGATGGGATCGGATAAAGGCCAAGAGGTTAGCGGGTGCAAACTTGCCTACCGAGTCCATGTAATAGTCCATATCAACCTCTCGACTGTAGTCCATAGTTACACCATCAGAGAAGAACTCTATGTGGACACTGCCGATGGAGTTCAGGGCCGAGGAACTGTTTGTCGGGGCATTGGTGAGGATAGCGAGAGTGACATGGAGACCTTTAGAAACAAGGCGCTTGCCCAGTTGTAGTAAAGGGTTTATATGGCCTTGAGCTTGAAGAGTAACTACAAGAACATTTGTTTGTTGATTTTGTTCACAGAAAGAATCCATTTTTGAGGTGGAGTTTAGTTAGAATTGGGTGATCATGATGTGTATCATCTAATTTATAcgttaaagttttttttttaatatttgaagTTCATTGTAATTAACATTGTGCTGACGACAATATCAATGATCCATGTTAAAAAGTATAATAAACGTGAATCATGATCATCAAGTATAATAAACTTGACAGATAAATAATGATAGTCagaaaaaatatttattaaatttgGGTCAGcgagtgattttttttttgttgttgcgTGTATCAAAggaaatacatatatatacaaattGAGCCGGCACATATATATGTATGAAAGGGGACGGTTACAATTAAAATATTGGACTAATTTGATTATTGGATTAACCGCTAAGATTGAGATTTTATCGAAGAGTATACGTCGGATAAATCGAAAACATTTGGATGGATATTCGGGTATAAGTTTACTTGTGTATGGAACGGGTATAATATTAGATGACACCATACTCGATTACCTAAACATTaaacaaatatatttttttatcatcTGAATCACACACTTCAGTGTTTTATTTTCATTCATCCTTGAATAACAAAATAATTTACTAGTTCAATAATCTTTGTTGGTATCATTACCACAGGTTTCCCGGTTCCAAGATTTCGGAGTAGACACATGATAACAAGCGAAGATTTCGGAGTAGACACATGATAACAAGCGACTACGTAATCACTACATATCTCGCACCAATACATGATCGAATCGTAAAACAGAAATCAGATAAACTAACCGTaacaagaacttgaacaaactgAACTTGAATTAATAGAAATTCTGCATATACAGACTGAAAGCGGGAACCATGTATTTATAAGATGTGAACCGGTGTGTCTTCAATGGTCGTGACTTTTGCTGCAGAGGGTATGTCGATTCCTGATAACTGTATATGCAGTTATTTGCATACTCACACCCTATGAAGCACGGGGACGGCTAGGACCATTGAGTACCCGTCTCGGGGACGGTTAGGGGACGGGGACGGCATGGGGACGTCCCCCAAACGTTTTCGGGAAATTGGGGATGGCAGCGAGACGTTTCTGGGATTGTGGGGACGGCAGTTCGACGTTTCGGGGACGTATCCTATTTTATTTAGAGTTTAAACTTTCACCAAACTTTGAAGTTCAGATGTGTTATGGACCTGCAATGTAAACTTGAACCAGATTTCCGCTTTGACAGACCGGTGACGTATTTTCGAACGACGATTGAATTATCATGTGATGGTTTGATTGTGCTATGTTAAAATAAGTATGTTCAAAATTAGTAAGTTGAAAGTGCTTTGGGTGAATGCAAGTTTGTCTCTTGAATAGATATGTTAAAATGAGAAATGATGATTTATGATTTTGGACTTTGtgtcatatattttttttatattttgtttcgtTGTACCTTTGCCGTACCCGTATCTAGGATTTTTATGTTTTGCCGTGCCCCGTACCCGTATCTTTCCCATACCCCAGTCCCGTACCCGTTTCCGTGCCACATAGCTCACACCGTTCCATCATAAAACATGTCCCAAACTTTACTGACCCAATTAATAAACCCTACTGGACTTCTAAAAAGCATTTGACCCAACATAAACACATGGCCTCAGGCccaaataacaaataaaacataaacagTAAATTGTTTGACCCATTAAACTAATAGATAAACAAGTAAAAGCTGCTGcgtttttttctttcttcttcaaaCTCGGTTGCGCTTGATTATTGGACTTCAATCTTCAGTTTTTGTATTGAGCGCAAACTTGCTTAGCGTGTTCATGTAGTAATCTACATCAGCTTTTCGGTTGTAATCTGTAGGTAGACCGTCAGATAAGAACTCTATAGGGACACTGCCGATGGAGTTCTTGGTcgagttactgatttataaaacaaatcaTGAACACTTGTTTCAATTCTCTTTGATACTGAACATACCCTGCAGCATGCTTCTTTTAtctataaatttttaaaaatgttgtGCAAAATTAACCCATCGCAGAGCGGGATTTAGGGGTGCTGTTTGGGTTGGGTAATTGGGTTCCAGGTTCTTTAAGTTTGAATAgatttaggtggtgtttgttttttttcaaaaagagCTTCCTGCCTCTTCTGTCTGCACCGTGCAGACGCGGGAAGATGTTTAACCTCAAaagagtgtttgtttttttttttttttgagaagtgCTTCTTGTCTCTCCCCAGCCTCTTCATGAGGAAGTGATAAAACCAAAGCTTCTCCAAGAAGAGCTTTACCTCTTCTtggcaccacctccacctccacccatGCTccgcccctgctccgccaccaccaccactgctctgccaccatcatcatcatcaccacccctgctccgccaccaccacctccactccgccaccacctccgctgctccgccaccaccaccaatgctccgccatcatcatcatcatcaccacctcCGCTGCTCCAGCCTCCACTCCGCCATCACCTCTGCTCCAcctccactccgccaccacctccgacatcatcatcaacatcacaaACAAAACCCCCACATCAAAACCCCCAAAACGAAAACCCTAAAATCGAAAACCCTAAATCGATCGGAAACTAACACCCCAAATCGATCAAAGTTCAGCGAGTCCGGTCGACCTCATGTTCAGCGACTCCGGCCAGGTGTGAAGGCGGAGGTGGTGACGGTCGTTTTGTTCGATTCGTTGCAGGctcagcaggcctactccaacaaccagaaatcccgaaatggaaatgggagcaaatttccatggattttgttacagggctacctaggtctcaacgcggaaatgacaccatttgggtaatagtagatcgattgaccaagtccgcacactttttggctattaaggaaacagacaagttttctaccttggcggagatttacttaaaggaagtagtttcgaggcacggggtgccaacctcaattatttccgaccgagacgctcgttttacttcggaattgtggcaagctatgcacaaatcctttggctcacgtttggacatgagcaccgcttatcacccgcaaacggatgggcagtctgaacgcaccatccaaaccctagaagacatgcttagagcgtgtgtgatcgattttggcaagaattgggagaagcatctaccgctagtggaattctcctacaacaacagctaccacactagtattcaggcagcacctttcgaggcattgtacggtcgtaaatgccggtcacctctctgctgggcggaagtcagtgatagtcaaatcacgggcccagagatggtggtagatacaacggaaaagattgcccagatcagaaacgcatggcggcagctcgtgaccgtcagaagagttacgctgataagcgtaggaaaccattagaattccaggtcggtgaccgggttctacttaaagtctcaccctggaagggtgtggttcgctttggtaaacggggcaagcttaatccgcgatatatcggaccattcgaaattaccgagaaaattggtaaggttgcttatagattgaacctgcctgaggaactgagtgcggtacacaacgtttttcacgtatccaatctgaagaagtgtctatcagatgaaacgctcgtaattcctttcaaggaactaactattgatgaacagctacactttactgaggaaccgattgagatcacggatcgagagatcaaaatcctcaaacgtagccagatacctcttgtacgagtccgttggaactcgcgacgtggcccagagtttacctgggagcgggaagaccagatgaggcacaagtatccccagttgttcccaaacgaaaaccccagcactgaagctacagccgaatttcgggacgaaattccaaactaacggggggatgatgtgacaccccgttgaaacgttctcacatatactagcttgacagtgactgccttaactttcgggacgaaagttcttaaaacttggggataatgtgacacttcggattttcccgggaaaccttttTGATGTAACTTTGCGTGTATATGTGTTAtaaaatgaaagttgtgatttcTTTTGTGCTATGTGCCgataatgtgttgtatgtatgtatgatataaatatatattagagTAGAAGTGAGTCGAGAccgcgaacccgactcgagaccacccggtctcgagtgaatagtgaacTGATGGGCCGTTGGGCCGCTTCCTTTAGCCTCACACGAAACCCACTCGGAAACCCATAAGGGTGCATGGCCCTTGAATGGGTTATAAAATCCCCACATAAGCCACACTTCCCTCATTTTGACACTCAAACATTCTCtcacactctcacactctctacctctcactaaaaccctaaaccttaacaaatcaagatcacttcctcaccctctcatctctctcggatccaaccgtAACATCAAGACTCCCGGATTTCTAGCTCGAGATCAACACTTGGAGCTTGGTTTATCAATTTCTTGTACTCctacttctaaccggttagtatatatatattttagttgTTTTGCTTGATTGGTTAAATGATGAATGAAAGATGAACCTTTGTGCTTAGAATGCTTGATGATGTTTTATTTTGTGGATCAAATATGTGAAATGTGGATAATCGGTTTACATGTTTTAATTTCGGGTATGTGCTAATGAGCTCATGATACCTTGTAGCTAAATGTGATTCAAACCATTGATTCTTGATGTTCATGATTCGGCTTGCATATGTGTAACACCATGATAACCGGATTAGTGTAAGAGTTGATTTTTGAGATATTAGGTGATGACTTGAAACCATTTGATGGGCATATTTCAATGTGATTGATTTGTTGTTCATGATTATGATTTGATTTATGCAAAAATCCGGAAATATGATGAACTAGTAGTTAACATGAATATGACTTGATGTTtatatgaagaacaacttgaagatGCTATGAATATGTTATGAACATTTGAAATTgccatgtttgatccattttggttagtAATCAGACAAGGAAACATGTTGGTGCAATAtggttggatagtacacaatcacacaaaaacacaatTTCATTGGCTAGTACAGTGGACaagttctagaaggattcaggtgcacgtaacaagtggttgcgagtcggaacctttggttgcgactcgagaccaaaacgtgatccgtcgagatctcccggttgcgactcgcaagcagcacatgatgaaccgaaaccgaggttgcgagtcggaatccctggttgcgactcgaaaccaaagcgtgatgaaccgagaccgaggttgcgagtcggaacccttggttgcgactcgaaaccgtgcattctcgagtcgaaaccgcccttgtctcgactgggctgcctaagtgttattgggccaaaagcttgttggactatctgttgactggactgcttgtgtatctgttactaTTGTGAACAttagaacaggcccaataacccaactgttgaATGTGTGCATTTTAAGGGTGTCTATACatgtttgctatacgtgattacttgtaccccaacttgacctatatttggtaaccatgctaggacgtggtgaccaacgtgattgaccgggtatttgatctaccgagcaacccaaggtgagttcacaacctaaagcatgcgttcccggtggtttgggaaacggaactacaaacaacactatccccctatgagggatacaacttacttttcttcccttgttattgggaacctttagttaattactgtttatacggattgcaactaacggcactaaacgaaactctatcactcaagtccctactacataataccgattagtcgccggggccaggcgaacgggttattagttgatagcgctatttaggttttaccaacctcacaccgtgccatggtatgggatcggtcgtgaactaatgtactcaggcatccgtcaatgatgatagaacattgacatcggggcatcctgcggaaacgcaaacggttacctagtgttcggtattggaaaaacagtttagtcgctaacttttggggtagctccccatggcatgtataaacggataaattaaccggtgaaacaagtttttggtaattaaaactggacaactagtgaactcactcagcattattgttgacaccttactgcatgctttgcaggtaaccagtgactgaggagctgctgcttgggaatgtgtagtgttcgtcgaaacccgtgtgttgggttttatttatcttgaaccatgaactatcttttaaaact
This is a stretch of genomic DNA from Helianthus annuus cultivar XRQ/B chromosome 16, HanXRQr2.0-SUNRISE, whole genome shotgun sequence. It encodes these proteins:
- the LOC110919569 gene encoding UDP-glycosyltransferase 84B1-like — its product is MDSFCEQNQQTNVLVVTLQAQGHINPLLQLGKRLVSKGLHVTLAILTNAPTNSSSALNSIGSVHIEFFSDGVTMDYSREVDMDYYMDSVGKFAPANLLAFIRSHRRKFACIITSPFLPWVADVAKEVDVPNAMLWIQACALYQIYRRYYNQLDEFSSESNTNMSVKLPGLPVFSADELPSFVLPSNTVHSIDGILNTVFHSLHKVKWVLGNSFLELEKDVIASLNEAGCPFWPVGPLVPATLLGKEDYNDHDGYDIYKANSESDCIEWLNQQKPASVVYISFGTVLSVSVKEIESIAAGLKSINRPFLWVIRSLENLEFGFLEEIKEQGLVVSWSPQTKVLSHPSVGCFLSHCGWNSLLESIAAGVPVIGCPQWTDQPTNAKLVMDVWGVGVKLKMNSEGVISGEEVGRCVEEVMSGPRSEEFRKNALQLKTVAREVLADGGSSDNNIKMFVNEVISSCSSHSKQI